The following proteins are encoded in a genomic region of Micropterus dolomieu isolate WLL.071019.BEF.003 ecotype Adirondacks linkage group LG04, ASM2129224v1, whole genome shotgun sequence:
- the sumo2a gene encoding small ubiquitin like modifier 2a codes for MADEKPKEGVKTENNEHINLKVAGQDGSVVQFKIKRHTPLSKLMKAYCERQGLTMRQIRFRFDGQPINETDTPSQLEMEDEDTIDVFQQQTGGSSL; via the exons atggCAGACGAAAAACCCAAG gaGGGAGTGAAGACAGAGAACAATGAGCACATCAACCTGAAGGTGGCAGGGCAGGATGGCTCAGTGGTGCAGTTCAAGATCAAAAGGCACACTCCTCTCAGCAAACTGATGAAAGCTTATTGTGAACGGCAG GGGCTGACAATGAGGCAAATACGATTTCGATTTGACGGGCAGCCCATCAATGAAACTGACACACCATCGCAG CTAGAAATGGAGGATGAAGATACGATTGACGTCTTCCAACAGCAAACCGGTGGCTCTTCTCTTTAA